The proteins below are encoded in one region of Penaeus chinensis breed Huanghai No. 1 chromosome 25, ASM1920278v2, whole genome shotgun sequence:
- the LOC125038532 gene encoding asparagine--tRNA ligase, cytoplasmic-like isoform X1: protein MANETTEQMAQMSLGEIYTSEKHGSDETGDGTADLPLKTAMQAMRKAGKEPFPTIYVDAKEEGQSEGPKVSGSSNAIADMAPCLQALDMHLCESSYLAGHQPTQADTLAHQRLRGGAIATAETQGGDSHGYPHVARWWRHIESFGSEREGFPSADPAVLERFSLGDVCLSQKYEVIAKSQLKKLTKLWKDECKKIEARLKKEKEDAEKRAKAIEEAKKVVITEDKSLPAPVCIKIRDGKEHRGKRVKIRGWVHRLRRQGKNMMFIVLRDGSGYLQSVLTDQLCQTYEAIILNTESTVTLYGMLQEVPEGKEAPGGHELQVDFWELVGESPAGGAEAEINQLSNPDVQLDKRHLMIRGENCSKVLRLRSILMKAFVDHYTDRGYEWISPPTLVQTQCEGGSTLFDFNFFGEKAYLTQSSQLYLETCIPSFGDVFCIEQSYRAEQSRTRRHLASYTHVEAECPFISFDDLLDRIEDLVCDVVDRVLKHPVGGDLMKDLNPEFVAPTRPFLRMPYKDAIQYLKDNGITKEDGTLYEFGEDIPEMPERKMTDKIGRPILLNRFPAGIKAFYMSRCEDDKGLTESVDLLMPGVGEIVGGSMRMHDYQELMDAYKASDLDAKPYYWYTDQRRYGTSPHGGYGLGLERFLCWIANRYHIREATLYPRFVGRCTP, encoded by the exons ATGGCGAACGAGACGACAGAACAAATGGCTCAAATGAGTTTAG GGGAAATTTACACCTCGGAGAAACATGGCTCAGATGAGACGGGGGACGGCACTGCTGACCTACCCTTGAAGACAGCCATGCAGGCCATGCGCAAGGCTGGCAAGGAGCCTTTCCCCACCATCTACGTTGACGCTAAAGAGGAAGGACAG AGTGAGGGGCCCAAGGTGTCGGGCAGCAGCAATGCAATAGCCGACATGGCTCCTTGCCTGCAAGCACTGGACATGCACCTGTGTGAGTCCAGTTACCTTGCAGGCCACCAGCCAACACAGGCTGACACTCTCGCCCACCAGCGGCTAAGAGGGGGGGCCATAGCGACAGCAGAGACCCAAGGTGGAGACTCCCATGGCTACCCCCATGTCGCACGCTGGTGGAGACACATAGAGAGTTTTGGCAGCGAGAGGGAGGGATTTCCCTCTGCTGACCCTGCTGTTCTGGAGCGGTTTAGCTTAGGGGATGTGTGTTTATCGCAG AAATATGAAGTGATTGCTAAGAGTCAGTTGAAGAAGCTTACAAAACTCTGGAAGGAT GAGTGCAAAAAGATTGAAGCTCGGctcaagaaagagaaggaggatgcagagaagagagcgaaggccATAGAAGAAGCCAAGAAGGTCGTGATCACAGAAGACAAGAGCCTGCCAGCCCCCGTGTGCATCAAGATCCGCGACGGAAAGGAGCACAGAGGGAAGCGCGTCAAAATCAGGGGATGGGTCCACCGGCTAAGGAGGCAGG GTAAAAACATGATGTTCATCGTTCTGCGAGATGGCTCGGGATACCTACAGTCGGTGCTGACGGACCAGCTTTGCCAGACGTACGAAGCTATCATTCTCAACACTGAAAGCACCGTCACTCTCTACGGCATGCTGCAGGAGGTgccagaggggaaggag GCCCCAGGTGGACACGAACTCCAAGTAGATTTTTGGGAGCTGGTAGGAGAGTCACCAGCTGGTGGTGCAGAGGCAGAGATCAACCAGCTGTCCAATCCTGATGTGCAGCTGGACAAGCGACACCTCATGATCCGCGGAGAGAACTGCTCTAAG GTGCTGCGGCTGCGTTCAATCCTTATGAAGGCCTTTGTAGACCACTACACGGACCGCGGGTACGAGTGGATATCCCCCCCAACCCTGGTGCAGACACAGTGTGAGGGAGGGTCCACGCTCTTTGACTTCAATTTCTTTGGCGAGAAGGCCTACCTCACTCAGTCCAGCCAGCTGTACCTTGAGACGTGCATTCCCAG TTTTGGTGATGTGTTCTGCATTGAGCAGAGTTACCGAGCAGAGCAGTCACGCACCAGAAGGCATCTGGCATCTTACACTCACGTTGAGGCCGAGTGTCCCTTCATTAGCTTCGACGACCTCCTGGATCGCATTGAGGATCTG GTGTGTGATGTGGTGGACCGTGTGTTGAAGCACCCTGTGGGCGGAGACCTGATGAAGGACCTCAACCCTGAGTTCGTGGCCCCTACTCGGCCCTTCCTCAGAATGCCTTACAAAGATGCCATCCAGTACCTCAAGGACAATGGCATCACCAAAGAGGATGGGACACTGTATGAGTTTGGAGAG GACATTCCCGAGATGCCTGAGCGCAAGATGACAGACAAGATTGGCAGACCAATCCTGCTGAACCGCTTCCCTGCGGGCATCAAGGCCTTCTACATGTCCCGCTGCGAGGACGACAAGGGCCTCACTGAATCT GTCGACTTGTTAATGCCAGGTGTGGGAGAGATTGTAGGAGGGTCAATGAGGATGCACGATTACCAGGAACTCATGGATGCTTACAAGGCTAGTGACTTGGACGCAAAGCCATACTATTGGTATACTGATCAG CGCCGGTACGGAACCAGCCCCCATGGTGGTTACGGACTGGGCTTGGAACGCTTCCTTTGTTGGATAGCCAACCGCTACCACATAAGAGAAGCCACGCTCTACCCCAGATTCGTCGGCCGTTGCACGCCTTAA
- the LOC125038532 gene encoding asparagine--tRNA ligase, cytoplasmic-like isoform X2, whose protein sequence is MANETTEQMAQMSLGEIYTSEKHGSDETGDGTADLPLKTAMQAMRKAGKEPFPTIYVDAKEEGQKYEVIAKSQLKKLTKLWKDECKKIEARLKKEKEDAEKRAKAIEEAKKVVITEDKSLPAPVCIKIRDGKEHRGKRVKIRGWVHRLRRQGKNMMFIVLRDGSGYLQSVLTDQLCQTYEAIILNTESTVTLYGMLQEVPEGKEAPGGHELQVDFWELVGESPAGGAEAEINQLSNPDVQLDKRHLMIRGENCSKVLRLRSILMKAFVDHYTDRGYEWISPPTLVQTQCEGGSTLFDFNFFGEKAYLTQSSQLYLETCIPSFGDVFCIEQSYRAEQSRTRRHLASYTHVEAECPFISFDDLLDRIEDLVCDVVDRVLKHPVGGDLMKDLNPEFVAPTRPFLRMPYKDAIQYLKDNGITKEDGTLYEFGEDIPEMPERKMTDKIGRPILLNRFPAGIKAFYMSRCEDDKGLTESVDLLMPGVGEIVGGSMRMHDYQELMDAYKASDLDAKPYYWYTDQRRYGTSPHGGYGLGLERFLCWIANRYHIREATLYPRFVGRCTP, encoded by the exons ATGGCGAACGAGACGACAGAACAAATGGCTCAAATGAGTTTAG GGGAAATTTACACCTCGGAGAAACATGGCTCAGATGAGACGGGGGACGGCACTGCTGACCTACCCTTGAAGACAGCCATGCAGGCCATGCGCAAGGCTGGCAAGGAGCCTTTCCCCACCATCTACGTTGACGCTAAAGAGGAAGGACAG AAATATGAAGTGATTGCTAAGAGTCAGTTGAAGAAGCTTACAAAACTCTGGAAGGAT GAGTGCAAAAAGATTGAAGCTCGGctcaagaaagagaaggaggatgcagagaagagagcgaaggccATAGAAGAAGCCAAGAAGGTCGTGATCACAGAAGACAAGAGCCTGCCAGCCCCCGTGTGCATCAAGATCCGCGACGGAAAGGAGCACAGAGGGAAGCGCGTCAAAATCAGGGGATGGGTCCACCGGCTAAGGAGGCAGG GTAAAAACATGATGTTCATCGTTCTGCGAGATGGCTCGGGATACCTACAGTCGGTGCTGACGGACCAGCTTTGCCAGACGTACGAAGCTATCATTCTCAACACTGAAAGCACCGTCACTCTCTACGGCATGCTGCAGGAGGTgccagaggggaaggag GCCCCAGGTGGACACGAACTCCAAGTAGATTTTTGGGAGCTGGTAGGAGAGTCACCAGCTGGTGGTGCAGAGGCAGAGATCAACCAGCTGTCCAATCCTGATGTGCAGCTGGACAAGCGACACCTCATGATCCGCGGAGAGAACTGCTCTAAG GTGCTGCGGCTGCGTTCAATCCTTATGAAGGCCTTTGTAGACCACTACACGGACCGCGGGTACGAGTGGATATCCCCCCCAACCCTGGTGCAGACACAGTGTGAGGGAGGGTCCACGCTCTTTGACTTCAATTTCTTTGGCGAGAAGGCCTACCTCACTCAGTCCAGCCAGCTGTACCTTGAGACGTGCATTCCCAG TTTTGGTGATGTGTTCTGCATTGAGCAGAGTTACCGAGCAGAGCAGTCACGCACCAGAAGGCATCTGGCATCTTACACTCACGTTGAGGCCGAGTGTCCCTTCATTAGCTTCGACGACCTCCTGGATCGCATTGAGGATCTG GTGTGTGATGTGGTGGACCGTGTGTTGAAGCACCCTGTGGGCGGAGACCTGATGAAGGACCTCAACCCTGAGTTCGTGGCCCCTACTCGGCCCTTCCTCAGAATGCCTTACAAAGATGCCATCCAGTACCTCAAGGACAATGGCATCACCAAAGAGGATGGGACACTGTATGAGTTTGGAGAG GACATTCCCGAGATGCCTGAGCGCAAGATGACAGACAAGATTGGCAGACCAATCCTGCTGAACCGCTTCCCTGCGGGCATCAAGGCCTTCTACATGTCCCGCTGCGAGGACGACAAGGGCCTCACTGAATCT GTCGACTTGTTAATGCCAGGTGTGGGAGAGATTGTAGGAGGGTCAATGAGGATGCACGATTACCAGGAACTCATGGATGCTTACAAGGCTAGTGACTTGGACGCAAAGCCATACTATTGGTATACTGATCAG CGCCGGTACGGAACCAGCCCCCATGGTGGTTACGGACTGGGCTTGGAACGCTTCCTTTGTTGGATAGCCAACCGCTACCACATAAGAGAAGCCACGCTCTACCCCAGATTCGTCGGCCGTTGCACGCCTTAA